A genomic segment from Glycine max cultivar Williams 82 chromosome 1, Glycine_max_v4.0, whole genome shotgun sequence encodes:
- the LOC100787311 gene encoding uncharacterized protein: MAVEGVGENRMLRLKFTPRHKRSKSFPDKKRIEEDKPDNRIQASGRIKDMGYLAECDKARKNRSPTNEVHSTPKQEILQLERRLQDQFQVRSTLEKALGFRSSSLVNSNEMMIPKPATELIREIAVLELEVVYLEQHLLSLYRKAFDQQLSSVSPTSKEESVKFPLTTHSARFINFSMPEVLTKRECSTVQSNEHNKLETLRKEYDRYEPETFRKEQSRDLLEEKHLDSGVYRCHSSLSHCPAFTRESPPADSLAKSLRACHSQPLSMLEYAQSSSSNIISLAEHLGTRISDHVPVAPNKLSEDMVKCISAIYCKLADPPMAQPGLSSPSSSLSSASAFSIGDQGEMWSPRFRNNSSFEVRLDNPFHVEGLKEFSGPYSTMVEVSWLYRESQKSADTEKLLQNFRSLICRLEEVDPGRLKHEEKIAFWINIHNALVMHAFLAYGIPQNNVKRVFLLLKAAYNVGGHTISADTIQNTILKCRMSRPGQWLRLLFSQRSKFKAGDRRQAYALEQAEPLSHFALCSGNHSDPAVRVYTPKRVFQELEVAKDEYIRANLGVRKDQKILLPKLVESFSKDSGLCPIGVMDMILESLPEYLRKNVKKCRLAKSRKCIEWIPHNFTFRYLISKDMVK, encoded by the exons TTTTCCTGATAAGAAAAGAATTGAGGAGGATAAACCAGATAATCGCATTCAGGCCTCAGGTCGAATTAAG GACATGGGATACCTCGCGGAATGTGATAAAGCTAGGAAAAACCGAAGCCCTACAAATGAAGTCCACAGTACTCCGAAGCAAGAG ATTCTACAGCTTGAGAGAAGATTACAAGACCAATTTCAGGTCAGATCCACGTTAGAAAAGGCACTTGGATTCAGATCTTCATCTCTCGTTAATTCAAATGAGATGATGATACCCAAG CCAGCCACAGAATTAATTAGGGAAATTGCAGTGTTAGAGTTGGAAGTTGTGTATTTGGAGCAACACCTTCTCTCCTTGTACCGTAAAGCTTTTGATCAACAATTATCTTCTGTATCTCCGACTTCTAAGGAGGAAAGTGTAAAGTTCCCTCTAACAACACATAGCGCACGATTCATCAATTTTTCTATGCCTGAGGTCTTAACCAAGAGAGAATGTTCTACAGTACAATCTAATGAGCATAATAAGCTTGAGACTTTGAGAAAGGAGTATGACAGATATGAGCCTGAGACTTTTAGGAAAGAACAGAGTAGAGATCTGCTAGAAGAAAAGCATTTAGATTCTGGAGTTTACCGTTGTCATTCCTCTTTATCCCATTGTCCAGCATTTACAAGAGAATCTCCTCCAGCAGATTCTTTAGCTAAATCTCTGCGTGCCTGTCATTCCCAGCCGTTGTCCATGTTAGAG TATGCTCAAAGCTCCTCATCAAACATAATCAGTCTCGCCGAACATCTTGGTACACGAATATCTGATCATGTTCCAGTGGCACCTAATAAACTTTCTGAGGATATGGTCAAATGCATATCAGCTATATATTGCAAGCTTGCAGACCCTCCTATGGCACAACCAGGACTTTCATCTCCAAGTTCATCCTTGTCCTCGGCAAGTGCCTTTTCCATTGGAGATCAAGGTGAAATGTGGAGTCCAAGGTTCAGGAATAATTCCTCTTTTGAAGTGCGCTTAGATAATCCTTTCCACGTGGAAGGACTTAAGGAGTTTAGTGGGCCATATAGCACCATGGTTGAAGTATCATGGCTTTATAGAGAGAGTCAGAAGTCGGCTGATACTGAGAAGCTGCTCCAGAATTTCAG GTCACTTATTTGTCGATTAGAAGAAGTAGACCCCGGCAGGTTGAAACACGAGGAGAAGATAGCTTTTTGGATCAACATACACAATGCTTTAGTGATGcat GCATTTTTGGCTTATGGGATTCCACAAAACAATGTGAAAAGAGTCTTTCTTCTATTGAAG GCTGCATATAATGTTGGGGGTCATACAATTAGTGCAGACACAATACAGAATACAATACTAAAGTGCCGGATGTCTCGCCCGGGACAG TGGCTGCGCTTGTTATTTTCTCAAAGGTCAAAATTCAAAGCTGGAGATAGACGACAAGCCTATGCACTGGAGCAAGCTGAACCTCTTTCACACTTTGCACTCTGTTCAGGAAACCATTCTGATCCTGCG GTACGTGTATATACACCAAAGAGGGTGTTTCAAGAGCTAGAAGTTGCAAAGGACGAATACATTCGAGCTAACTTAGGCGTACGCAAGGACCAAAAAATACTCTTACCAAAGCTTGTTGAGTCATTCAGCAAGGACTCAGGTTTGTGCCCCATTGGTGTCATGGATATGATCCTAGAATCTCTACCCGAATACCTGAGAAAGAATGTTAAGAAATGTCGGCTTGCAAAATCCCGGAAGTGCATAGAATGGATTCCACACAACTTTACTTTTCGATACCTCATATCTAAGGATATGGTAAAATGA
- the LOC100819390 gene encoding STS14 protein: MNNMFGQYPLFSLASLATFLVLTHAATAPENPPPPLTAAAREFLEAHNQARAEVGVEALSWSEKLGNVSSLMVRYQRNKKGCEFANLTASRYGGNQLWAGVTEVAPRVVVEEWVKEKKFYVRENNTCVGKHECGVYTQVVWRNSTEVGCAQAVCVKEQASLTICFYDPPGNVIGEIPY; this comes from the coding sequence ATGAACAACATGTTCGGTCAATATCCTTTGTTTTCACTGGCTTCTCTAGCCACATTCCTTGTCTTAACCCACGCCGCCACCGCGCCGGAGAATCCTCCTCCTCCGCTCACAGCCGCGGCGAGGGAGTTCTTGGAGGCGCACAACCAGGCAAGAGCCGAAGTGGGCGTGGAAGCACTCAGCTGGAGCGAGAAGCTGGGGAACGTGTCGAGTCTGATGGTCCGTTACCAGCGGAACAAGAAGGGGTGCGAGTTCGCGAACTTAACGGCGAGCAGGTACGGCGGGAACCAGCTGTGGGCAGGGGTGACGGAGGTGGCGCCGCGCGTGGTGGTGGAGGAGTGGGTGAAGGAGAAGAAATTCTACGTCCGGGAGAACAACACGTGCGTGGGGAAGCACGAGTGCGGGGTTTATACGCAGGTGGTGTGGAGGAACTCGACGGAGGTGGGGTGCGCTCAAGCCGTGTGTGTGAAGGAGCAGGCTAGCTTGACCATTTGTTTCTATGACCCACCTGGCAACGTCATTGGGGAGATCCCATACTGA
- the LOC102660003 gene encoding uncharacterized protein has product MGACASSPSAKTTAASVNKGGGGGGAPASESFRRPSSIMVMDMLGRINEYKQPIPARNVLSENPHFYLCNSETVHIGTCMPRVPDEEELLPGRIYFLVPLSHSDSPLSLPLLCDLAVKAGSALPNPNNNSYNGHRKKASVTRR; this is encoded by the coding sequence ATGGGCGCGTGCGCATCTTCTCCCTCCGCGAAAACGACAGCAGCAAGTGTGAACAAGGGTGGTGGTGGCGGCGGTGCACCTGCGTCGGAATCTTTCCGCCGACCGTCGTCGATCATGGTGATGGACATGCTCGGTCGAATCAACGAGTACAAACAACCAATCCCCGCCAGAAACGTGCTCTCCGAGAATCCTCATTTCTACCTCTGCAACTCGGAGACAGTGCACATCGGCACGTGCATGCCACGTGTCCCCGATGAAGAAGAGCTTCTACCTGGTCGAATCTACTTCCTCGTCCCTCTCTCGCATTCCGATTCCCCTCTGTCACTCCCTCTCCTCTGCGATCTCGCCGTTAAAGCTGGTTCCGCTCTTCCCAACCCTAATAATAACAGTTACAATGGTCACCGTAAAAAAGCCTCTGTTACGCGCCGTTAA